The Salvelinus fontinalis isolate EN_2023a chromosome 7, ASM2944872v1, whole genome shotgun sequence genomic sequence AAATTGAACCACCGTTGAAGAGGCCGGAGATGGAGCAGGCCCAGGGGAATCAGCAACGAGGCTGATGTCAGCAAGCCCAACAGGCGTTGGCAAGTCGCCAACGCCTGACGAAAGTGATCGAGGCAAGATAAGATCGCATGAACCCTTCTGGTGGGCAGGTGTATTCTCATGAGGACTGAGTCCAGTTGCATGCCAATGAAGGCCACCCTCTGGGTGGATGTCAGACGACTCTTCTTGTCATTTACAGTAATGCCCAGCCCGCCGATGTGGGTCAGGAGcatgtctctgtctgacaggaccTGGGTCCTGGTCGGGGCACAAATAAGCCAATCGTCCAGGTAATTTAGGATCAACAATGCTCGGGACGTCAGAGGTGCCAGGACAGCGTCCATGCACTTTGTGAAAATGCGGGGTGCCAAGGAGAGGCCGATGGCACgccaaaacctattccccctcaggatactgaaaagatttggcatgggtcctcagatcctcaaaaggttctacagctgccccatcgagagcattctgactggttgcatcactgcctggtatggcaactgctcggcctccgaccgcaagccactacagagggtagtgcatacggcccagtacatcactggtgccacacttcctgccatccaggacctctgtaccaggtggtgttagaggaaggccctaaaaattgtcaaagactccagccaccctagtcatagacggttctctctgctaccgcatggcaagcggtaccggagcgccaagtctaggtcaaagaggcttctaaacagcttctacccccaagccataagattcctgaacacctagtcaaatggctacccagactatttgcagtgccccccCTTTTTACACCACTACTATTCTCtgttgttgtcatctatgcatagtcactttaataactctacctacatgtacatattacctcaactaaccgatgcccccgcacattgactctgtaccggtacacccctatatatagtctcgctattgttattttactgctgctctttaattacttgttacttttatttcttattatttttttctttttacaccacattgttggttaggggctcgtaagtaagcatttcactgtaaggtcaacacctgttgtattcgccgcatgtgactaataacatttgatttgatttaacccaCAATCGCTTACAGATTTGATACACATGAATATTTACTCTGGATTTGACAAATTATGATTTTTATTATCACCTGCTTTTTATGAATAAACAGGCATCGGGGTAAAACAAAAGGTATATAGTTTTGATGCCCCACCACCACACGTTAATGTTACTTACCTTGGATCACAAAGCCAACTCATTTCCACTCCATTCATAAGCAAATACATTTGATtctgacatttacattttagtcatttagcagatgctcttttccagagcagttagggttaagtgccttgctcaagcacTTATCTGGTTGTCTTATCTGGTTGGCATGTTTTCATTTTAAGCTGGCCTTCTATTATCTACACTGAAATAATATTTTTTCAGTAGACCTCTattatgatttaaaaaatgttataGCTCATTAGTACACCCTTGTGATTGAATATATCTATTCTAGGTTACAACAATGAATAATGTTGAACTAACAAATACAATCAAGGGATACCTTACAATTTACATTAACGAAtatttatggacctgactgtGTATATATTTTTGGGTTTGTGTTAGCTCACATGATATAATTAAAAAGTATGCATTAatgtgtctgtaatataatacatgtggcaAAAACGACTGTAGACAATAATAAATGCATTTCCTAAGCTTCCTAAATACTTTTTACAATGGTGGAGGAGTCCCAATACGGAGGCTCGGTGTCTTCAATACAGCGACAGATCAGACGAGCTGTGGCCTGAGAACAAACACACAggcccacagacagacacattttttttactatccttgtggagaACAAACAattgatttccattcaaaatccaatTTTCCAAAACCTAAcacttaacctaaccctaaccttaaccccaaacccctaaacctaactcctaaccctacacctaaccctaattctaaccttaactgTTACCCTAACCATAGACTAACCCCTAAGCATTTTAATAGCCCTTTTCcttgtgtgtgtagcagtgtgatgttgttccccctagattatgcaccaaattgcacacaaggaccaattcaaataggccaggtgaggggggatgttaataatttgataataataataattcagtgtatttttttatttaattacagctgcatagttaatgtttttatttggtgtacaaacactacccctctctctccagaatgcacccAGAGAGGGAGCGGTCTCATGACAACAATTTCATAATCACCTGCCTGGTGCTGGGTGCACTCTGTGACGacttagacagacacacagactctgTCATCCCAAGACTTAAGTCATGCTGCAACTTTAGGAAATATATTCTGCTGAATAGACATATTTGTGCAGTTCCTATTTCTTCATAAAGTGTGTAAAAAGAGCACAGGTAAGAAACATTTCTCTTATAGAACTCTAAGTGGTGAAAAAGTATTGTTTAGAAATATATTATGTAACATATTTGAGTGTCTAGAAATTCAAGAGATAAAGTTAATAGCATACTGGTAAGAACTGATTATGAACTGTTGAATATTCAAATAACTTAGTTTCTTTAAAACTTAATATAAAACATGATGCATGCTTGGAACATAGGAATTTAAAGTGACTGTGTGACATCATGGGATGACATTTGGCTGAATTCCTTTGTCAATGTAAACAAACCATATTGAAATAAAGACTAGTCTAGCCTACAGTCGAGTAAGTAGGTCTTTATGTAGTCCTGAAAGGCATCTGcttaataaaatgtattattattattaagtgtACAGTATAACATTATGTTTTGGACACTATGTTTTGACCTGTATTTTTTTACAACCCGTCTTTGAGAATTAGGAGCAAAGCTTTCTATTTAATTTACACTGGCAGCTTTGTGATGTTTTTCAATGTAAGAGGAAGGTCGTTGAGGCTGGTATGTTTTGTATTCTGAGGGTTGGTCACAGTTCCCATagggggaaacacacacacacacacacacacacacacacacacacacacacacacacacacacacacacacacacacacacacacacacacacacacacacacacacacacacacacacacacacacacacacacacacacacacacacacacacacacacacacacacaagcacacacacaccacccacacaaTCCCCATCATGTTCATAGGGAAGGGAACTGGAGGAACAGGTGTAGCTGTATAGGTGTCATGTAGTCTGCCTGCAGACTTCAATCGTTCAGATGGCATGTCAAAGGAACAAAAGATGGAATGTAAAGCAAAGCATTTCAGATACTCACGCTAACCTGTTCTCAAGGTTACCTGTACTTCATTGGCATACAGCTGTACACTACCTTACGGCTTTACCGTTCTTCCCCCATCGCTCCTCTTCTCCCATAAGAAAAATGTTTCCTATATTTTggatcctcctccttctccctctggtCTCCGCGCAGACATACCATTGGGGTCCATGCCCCACCCCCAGTGTCCAGCCCAACTTTAACCTGcagcaggtaaacacacacacacacacacacacacacacacacacacacacagagcttttTTGTGATTTAAAGCGTACATTTTTAACAACCCCTCTCCTACCCTTATTAGTACCTGGGCACGTGGTATGAGATAGCGAAACTTCCAGCATCCTTTGAGAGAGGGAAATGCATCCAGGCCGATTACACTCTGAGGGGAGACGGCACCATCAGAGTCCTCAACTCCCAGTTCTAGTCagtatttatttctgtgtgtgagtgtttaaGTGTATCTGAACTATGTCAAACTTTACCTCATACATAGACATTTAGAAGTCGACTGTCCTCCCTGAACTGAAAGCTAGTACGGTTTTCTCATAGACATGTTTTTTCTAAAAGTGGTGACAGTGTATATCTGTGCCTCCAGTAAAGGTAAGGTGCGGACTGTGGAGGGGACAGCAGTGGTCCAGGACCCAAAAAAACCAGCCAAACTGGGAGTCAGCTTCTCCTACTGTgagtctctactgtatataagtctattaccatgactatatcaagtctctactgtctataactctttaccatgactatatcaagtctctactgtctataagtctattaccatgactatatcaagtctctactgtctataactCTTTACCATGCCTATATCaagtctctactgtctataactctttaccatgactatatcaagtctctactgtctataaGTCTATTACAATGACTATATCAAGTCTTTACTGTCTATAACTAtgttaccatgactatatcaagtctttactgtctataactatgttaccatgactatatcaagtctctactgtctataactatgttaccatgactatatcaagtctttactgtctataactatgttaccatgactatatcaagtctttactgtctataactatgttaccatgactatatcaagtctctactgtctataactatgttaccatgactatatcaagtctttactgtctataactatgttaccatgactatatcaagtctttactgtctataactatgttaccatgactatatcaagtctttactgtctataactatgttaccatgactatatcaagtctttactgtctataactatgttaccatgactatatcaagtctctactgtctataactatgttaccatgactatatcaagtctctactgtctataagtctattaccatgactatatcgagtctctactgtctataactatattaccatgactatatcaagtcTCTACGGAGTCTCTGCTGTCTATAAGTCTGTTACCATGACTCTACAGagtctctactgtctataactatattaccatgactatatcgagtctctactgtctataactatATTACCATGACTATATTAAGTCTCTGCTGTCTATAAGTCTGTTACCATGACTATATTaagtctctactgtctataactCTATTACCATGACtcgatcaaatcaaactttatttgtcacatgcgccgaatacaagtgtagaccttaccgtgaaatgcttacttataagcccttaaccaacagtgcagttcaagaaagagttaagaaaatatttaccaaataaactaacgtaaaaaattataaaaaagtaacacaataaaataacaataacgaggctatatacagggggtgccagtaccgagtcaatgttggggggtacaggttagttgaggtaatttgtacatgtaggtatgggtgaagtgactatgcatagataataaacaacgagtagcagcagtgtaaaaaataaatggaggggggggtcaatgtaaataaacCGGAGGCCATTTGattattgttcagcagtcttatggcttgagggtagaacctgttaatgagccttttggtcctagacttggcattccggtactggtgcagctgtagaacttttagaggatctggggacccatgccaaatcttctcagtctcctaagggggaaaaggtgttgtcttgcactcttcacaactgtcttggtgtgtttggaccatgatagtttgttggtgatgtggacaccaaggaagtctcgacccgctccactacagcctcgtcgatgttaatgggggtctGTTCAgaccgccttttcctgtagtccacgatcagctcctttgtcttgctcacattgacggAGAGGTTGGTAATAGAGTTATAGACaatagagttatagagttatagacAGTATTACCATGACTATCAAGTCTCTACTGAGTTTCCTTTGTCTATAACTATATTACCATGACTCTATTGAGTCTCTATTGTCTATAACTCTATTCCCAAGACTCTATTGAGTCTCTACTGAGTCCTTGCTGTCTATAACTCTGTTACCAGGACTCTATCGAGTCTCTACTGAGTCCTTGCTGTTTATAACTCTGTTACCAGGACTCTATCGAGTCTCTACTGTCTTTAGCTCTATTACCACGAGTCTTTACTGTCTATAACTCTGTTACCAGGACTCTATTGAGTCTCTACAACTATATTACCATAACTATTGAGTCTCTGCTGAATGTCTACTGTTGCTTAAGTCTTGTTAATCTAGTGTCCTGGATGAATTCAGCTCCGactcagagagaaagaacagTTAATATGATAAAAACATAATGTCTGACTCTGAGTCTGTCTTAATCTCTATCCCTCTCGACctgttctccccccccccccccccccccctctccaaccctctctcagTCACTCCCTATAGTCCGTACTGGGTGCTGAGTACTGACTATGTGAGTGGAGCGGTGGTGTACAGCTGTACTGACGTGTTGAGGATTTTCCATGTCGACTACGCCTGGATCCTGGGACGTTCCCGCTTCTTGCCTGCAGAGGAAGTAGAGTACGCCAGGCAGCTGCTGGCTAAAGAAAACATTGACACCTTCAAGATGAGTGTTACTGATCAAACGGGCTGCGACTAGATGGAGGTTTAGAGGTCAGCGGTTAGGGTTGTAGGGTTAAAGGGTTATTTATGTGTCCACTTCCCTAGTCCTAACGCCGTAGACACTTCTCCCCTACTCCCAATGCTCTATCCACATGTCATTTAGCCCTACCTCTAtagttacagacagaaatacaactATCAAATACTAGACCTAGTATCCACCTCTCGTGTTTAATTAATCAATAATTAATAATCAATaaacgagggggtgtggtatattgcaCGACACATCCGGAGTGCCTGGAcagagcccttagccgtggtatattggccatataccacaaaccccagaggtgccttattgctattataaactggttaccaacgtatttagagcagtaaaaataataaTACCCATGGTATACACAATTATAATAGATTATATGGAGGAGGTTTAGAGGTCAGCGGTTAGGGTTGTAGGGTTATTTATGTGTCCACTTCCCTAGTCCTAATGCCGTAGACACTTCTCCCCTACTCCCAATGCTCTATCCACATGTCATTTAGCCCTACCTCTAtagttacagacagaaatacaactATCAAATACTAGACCTAGTATCCACCTCTCGTGTCTAATTAATCAATaatgcacgagggggtgtggtatattgcaCGACGCATCTGGAGTGCCTGGAcagagcccttagccgtggtatattggccatataccacaaaccccagaggtgccttattgctattataaactggttaccaacataattagagcagtaaaaataaatgttttgtcatacccgtggtatacggtctgatataccacggctgttagccaatcagcattcagggctcaaaccacccagtttataatagtttATATACACTGACAGTTGGTCTTATAATCTTACCATCCAACATATCACTACCTACCATCTCATTTAGACTATACGTATTATATATTTGAAACGTTATGGTCTGTAGTTGGAGATCTGTTAGTTTATAAGGTAGTTTGATTGATTAAATGTCCAGCTATGTAACGATGGTGACGGTTTCTTCATGGGATGAATAGAATGCTGACAGTATGAGTCAATTCTCTGGCTTCAAATTGAAGCCATGGGGTTTCTGTATATTGGGAATTAAAGTTTTGTTTTGAAGTCAAACTGTTGACTGTCTTTTCTCCTGCAAGAGTGGTTAGATTGCGATTGGGACAAGTGATGACAAGCTGTCCCCTCCTGAGTCTCTAGTCAAACAGCAAGAACTGATGTGGCCACTATAAAGCAGGGGTATCAAACCATTGACAGTGGAAGAATAGTAAAAAATCctcaggcaaacacacacatacatttttttGCTATATGTGGGCAATGGGCAGGGGTGCATGCGTGTGGCTGTGACAAGGGTATGTGGggagaggcgtgtgtgtgtgtgtgtgtgtgtgtgtgtgtgtgtgtgtgtgtgtgtgtgtgtgtgtgtgtgtgtgtgtgtgtgtgtgtgtgtgtgtgtgtgtgtgtgtgtgtgtgtgtgtgtgtgtgtgtgtgtgtgtgtgtgtgtgtgtgtgtgtgtgtgtgtgtctgtcttgggGGGGACACATGATCTTACATCAGGATCCTGTTCCCTCATTTCTGCCGTGAGCTTTAGACTCCTCTGGACCCGAGACAGACAGCACCTCTGGCAAGACACACACAGGTAAAAATAACCAGACTCTTCTCATCACAACCAGGCGCACAGACGTTTGAATGTGTTGAATATATTAGTGTTATTGTTTTGATTCTGATGGAGAGTGAGTATTTTGTAAAGTTTTGAGTTATTAATTTAGAGTGTAGTTTAGAGTGTTTATCAGTGAACTCTGTGTTATGAGTCTAATATGTATGTTTATTCTACTAGTAGCTTATTCTGTGTTCGTGTTTTCAGAAGTCAGGATGAAGTTGCTGGTTCAGCTTTGaattctcttcctctgtctcattGCCTGTAAACTCACTGGtgagtctctcctcctccattaacatGATGCTGCACATAACAGTCTGTTTCTCAGCAGTGTTTTATTACTAACTCTTACTAATCATCAGCAACCTCTGGGATACCCTCCGTTATGTTACCTTCTGCTTGCTCTTCGTGGGGTTAGGCCGGGTTGGATGTTAAGCATTTTACGTCAAATCAATTAGTAAATAGTGCTGTATGTGTAATCCATGTTAAAGTGTCATAATAAGTACTCAGTATTGAAGATAACTGACTCAGATGGCAGATAACTATGACTAACTGTTGTATTCAGTAAGGACAGAATTGCTGCATCCATAAGGCGAGGTCTGTTTTGAATGCTGCATGTGTACAAAgagcactgtgtgtttgtgtgtggtgtgtgtgtgtgtgtgtgtgtgtgtgtgtgtgtgtgtgtgtgtgtgtgtgtgtgtgtgtgtgtgtgtgtgtgtgtgtcgtgtcgtgtgtgtgcgtgtgcgtgtgcgtgtgcgtgtgcgtgtgcgtgtgcgtgtgtgtgtgtgtgtaaacccagTGAGGAATAATATTTGAGGAGGAAGGACGTTTCTTCGGGTATCCCAGAGTCCTCAGAGGAGGACTCTCATTTTTCCTGACTCTCAATCGAGTCTTTGTGAATGGAATACTTGGAACGCTTCAGAATGCTAAACTccatctcccatctctccctcctacaGATGTCAGAGCCTTCCCCCCTGAAGGAGgtaaaatagacacacacacacagacctctaCATACAAACAGACCTTCTGTAACATGTACTGATAGGCTCTACATGATTCTTATATTATGTAGACTTCCTTGGGGTTGTCAGTCAGTGAGTGTTGTGatttgtttctgtctgtgtgtttgtagtTCCAAACGATGAGCCCCCGGCAGTCCTCTACTGGCCCTACACCACCGCAGACTTCTGGCACTACGTAGAGTACTTCAGGTCTATTGGAGCCTACAAGCACATCAACAAAATGGCCCGGGCCTTCTATGCTCACCAACACTTGGGAGACACACTGGGATATGAGACCAACGAGGGACACGAACactaagaagagagaggagacggagagaggggggggtacggtagagggagaatagagaggagagatggtggggagagggtcaggaagggagaagagagggggagaatgaggagaggggatggacaAAGAGAAAGAGGCCCCATAAGGTTATGTAATATTGTATATTGAAATGCATTtaataaatattaggttgtataAGCAAATGTATTTTAACTTATCATGAAATATATGAATGCGTCTCACACACTTGAAAAAACACATGAATTCCAACGGCTATGATATAAAACGTTACATAAATGTAATGTGCAATATCAATGAAATTTGATCTCATTGTCATAATTTACCATATTTGATGGGGATACTTGCAAGGATTGAAATGTAATGATATTTTGTATGAGGAATTTTTACAAAGATCAAGTTATTTTACAATCAGTTTTAGGTTTCTCATCTTCGGGTATGTAACTCCTTTCATTcatttgtatttaactaggcaagtcagttatgaacaaattcctatttacaatgactgcctacactgGGCAAacataacccggacgacgctgggccaattgtgcgttgccctacgggactcccaatcacgtccggttttGATACAGcctcgaaccagggtctgtagtgacacctctagcactgagatgcagtgccttagaccgctgtgccactcgggagccccaaggtTGTACCTGGAGGTTTGTACCATATTTTAAAAGGGATGTTCACATGCCTGTCTGACAGAACCTTCGGGAGGAATAAAGGGTTGGGGCGGAGAGATATACTCCTCCCACCGGGGTCCATCCGGTAGCACTCAGAACTTACTGAAAGAGAATGGAGCTCACCCACCCTCTTCATGGAAGTAATCACTACCAAAAATCACCTTCATAGAGATGTGTTTCAGGGAGGCAGACTCCAACGGTTCGAAAGGTGGCATTGCCACAACTGCCAAGACCACATCCAGATCCCAGCTCGCCATTGATCGGGTCCTAGCTGGACGCAGGCGACGAACCCCCTTCATAAACCTGGAGACCAAGGGATGGCGCCCCACTGGCCTGTCCATCCACCCCACACGGCAGGCAGATATAGCGGCCAAATACCCTCTCAGTGTAGAGGCTGCCCAGCCCTCATCCAAGCCAGACTGCAGGTATTGGAGGACATACTGCACCCCGCATGACTCGGGCACAACCTCATTACTGCCAAGAGCAGAACAACCGCCAGCACAACTGGTATGCAGCGGTTGGATCAGGGGAAAAGGGGGAAATGCTTAAAGCTCCAGCCCTGGCCAATCGTGAGCCAGAGCAACCAAGCCCGACATGGAGTACCACATGGGGCAGTGTGCCCTGGCCAATCGTGAGCCAGAGCAACCAAGCCCGACATGGAGTACCACATGGGGCAGTGTGCATTGTCCAGGGAGTCAACAGGTCCAGCTGCACCCTCCCGAATTTGTCCCACATGTGCTGCACCACCTGGGATGTAGGCTCCAGTCCCAAGGTGGTGGGCCCTCCCTCAAGAGCATATCCGCTACCACATTCAGGATGCCACATTTGTACGCTGCACACAGAGACGGTAGATGTCCCTGAGCCCAGAGAAGGAGCTCCCGTGTCATAAGATGGAGGCGGTGTGACCTCAGTCCACCCTGATGGTTGGTGTAAGCCACTACTGTGGTGTTGTCCGTTCTCACCAGGACATGTCTTCCCTTCAGATGTGGAAGGAAAAACCGCAGCGCCAGCAGCACAGCTCGGCGCTCTAGTGTATTGATGTGCCTGCCGTTCCAAGGGGGTAGCCAACAGCCGCTGGCCGACCTGCCCTTGGTCACACCCCCCCCAGCCGATCTGAGAGACGTCTGTGCTGACCAGCTCCCGGCGGCACATCCTCAGCATCTCCACCCCACCTGAGAGAAAGGAGCGTCAGTGCCACCTCAACAATGCCCTGAGGCACTGTGCGGTCACCCGCAGCTGGCGGTGACGTTGGCGCTTCGGGTGCAGCCGGTGGAAATTGAACCACCGTTGAAGAGGCCGGAGATGGAGCACGCCCAGGGGAATCAGCAACGAGGCTGATGTCAGCAAGCCCAACAGGCGTTGGCAAGTCGCCAACGCCTGACGAAAGTGATCGAGGCAAGATAAGATCGCATGAACCCTTCTGGTGGGCAGGTGTATTCTCATGAGGACTGAGTCCAGTTGCATGCCAATGAAGGCCACCCTCTGGGTGGATGTCAGACGACTATTCTTGTCATTTACAGTAATGCCCAGCCCGCCGATGTGGGTCAGGAGcatgtctctgtctgacaggaccTGGGTCCTGGTCGGGGCACAAATAAGCCAATCGTCCAGGTAATTTAGGATCAACAATGCTCGGGACGTCAGAGGTGCCAGGACAGCGTCCATGCACTTTGTGAAAATGCGGGGTGCCAAGGAGAGGCCGATGGCACgccaaaacctattccccctcaggatactgaaaagatttggcatgggtcctcagatcctcaaaaggttctacagctgccccatcgagagcattctgactggttgcatcactgcctggtatggcaactgctcggcctccgaccgcaagccactacagagggtagtgcatacggcccagtacatcactggtgccacacttcctgccatccaggacctctgtaccaggtggtgttagaggaaggccctaaaaattgtcaaagactccagccaccctagtcatagacggttctctctgctaccgcatggcaagcggtaccggagcgccaagtctaggtcaaagaggcttctaaacagcttctacccccaagccataag encodes the following:
- the LOC129859076 gene encoding apolipoprotein D-like, which codes for MFPIFWILLLLPLVSAQTYHWGPCPTPSVQPNFNLQQYLGTWYEIAKLPASFERGKCIQADYTLRGDGTIRVLNSQFYKGKVRTVEGTAVVQDPKKPAKLGVSFSYFTPYSPYWVLSTDYVSGAVVYSCTDVLRIFHVDYAWILGRSRFLPAEEVEYARQLLAKENIDTFKMSVTDQTGCD